A single Xenopus laevis strain J_2021 chromosome 3S, Xenopus_laevis_v10.1, whole genome shotgun sequence DNA region contains:
- the lum.S gene encoding lumican, with translation MHLHFIPFFAVLISGILCTFYDYGYDGGYAAPEGDYYVSSLSLGPSTANCAPECTCPFNYPSAMYCDNRKLKTIPMIPAGIQYLYLQSNLIEAIEEDAFKNVTELKWLILDHNQLTNAKIKKNAFSSLKHLVKLYISFNNLTELVGPLPKTMDDLHVTNNKISKITPNILEGLENLTHIHLQHNALKEDSISGAFKGVKQLSYLDLSFNELTKLPKGLPPSITTLYFDNNKIANIPDEYFQGFKSLQYLRLSHNKLKDAGVPGNAFNISSLVELDLSFNELGSIPAVNEGLENLYMQVNKIQKFTLNSFCKVIGPLEYSKIRHLRLDGNNISRIDLPQDMYSCLRVASEIDLG, from the exons ATGCATCTTCATTTTATTCCATTCTTTGCAGTGCTAATTAGTGGCATTTTATGCACATTTTATGACTATGGTTATGATGGAGGATATGCTGCCCCAGAGGGAGATTACTATGTCTCAAGTTTATCTTTGGGACCATCTACTGCAAACTGTGCTCCAGAATGCACCTGTCCTTTTAACTATCCCTCTGCAATGTATTGTGACAACCGCAAATTAAAGACAATCCCAATGATTCCTGCTGGAATACAATACTTATACCTGCAAAGCAACTTGATTGAGGCTATAGAAGAGGATGCTTTTAAGAATGTTACTGAATTGAAATGGCTTATTCTAGACCACAACCAGTTGACcaatgcaaaaataaagaaaaatgcttTTTCCAGTCTAAAACATCTAGTAAAATTATATATCAGCTTTAACAACCTAACTGAACTGGTAGGGCCACTGCCAAAAACTATGGATGATCTTCATGTAACCAACAATAAAATCTCAAAGATtactcctaacattttggaaggtCTAGAGAATTTAACTCACATACATCTGCAGCACAATGCTCTAAAAGAAGATTCTATTTCAGGGGCATTCAAAGGAGTGAAACAGCTTTCATATCTTGACCTTAGTTTTAATGAACTGACAAAGCTACCCAAGGGACTTCCTCCAAGCATAACTACTTTATATTTTGACAACAATAAAATTGCTAATATCCCAGATGAGTATTTCCAAGGTTTCAAATCTCTGCAGTATCTTCGCCTGTCCCACAACAAATTGAAAGATGCAGGTGTACCTGGTAATGCTTTCAATATCTCAAGTCTTGTTGAGTTGGATCTTTCATTCAATGAACTTGGGAGCATTCCAGCTGTGAATGAAGGTCTGGAAAACCTCTACATGCAAGTAAATAAAATTCAAA AATTCACCCTGAACAGCTTTTGTAAAGTTATTGGACCATTGGAATACTCCAAAATCAGACACCTTCGTTTAGATGGAAACAATATCAGCAGAATTGACCTACCACAGGACATGTACAGCTGTCTCCGCGTGGCCAGTGAAATAGACCTAGGTTAA